A section of the Acidobacteriota bacterium genome encodes:
- a CDS encoding 30S ribosomal protein S21, whose protein sequence is MAEVRLQEGESLENALRRFKRKVQQEDIIKEVKRHSFYLKPGEKKRVKEALARKRSRKKARKEAD, encoded by the coding sequence TTGGCTGAAGTCAGATTACAGGAGGGCGAGTCCCTCGAGAACGCGCTTCGCCGATTCAAGCGAAAGGTACAGCAAGAGGACATCATCAAGGAAGTAAAACGTCACTCTTTTTACCTGAAGCCCGGCGAAAAAAAACGCGTAAAGGAAGCACTCGCACGAAAGCGCAGCCGTAAGAAAGCGCGCAAAGAAGCAGATTGA
- a CDS encoding zinc-ribbon domain containing protein, giving the protein MEFQDKMLKCVDCSADFVFTAGEQLFFYDKQFKNEPKRCKNCKGKRVAVLGAVHGQPYMKTETRTSCSQCGKETTVPFRPTQGRPVLCRECFQQKRQVASA; this is encoded by the coding sequence ATGGAATTCCAGGACAAGATGTTGAAGTGCGTCGATTGTAGTGCGGACTTCGTGTTCACGGCAGGCGAACAGCTGTTCTTCTACGACAAGCAGTTCAAGAACGAACCCAAGCGCTGCAAAAACTGTAAGGGGAAACGGGTCGCGGTATTGGGCGCCGTCCATGGCCAGCCCTACATGAAGACCGAGACTCGTACCAGTTGCTCCCAATGCGGTAAGGAGACGACGGTTCCGTTTCGTCCGACCCAAGGGCGGCCCGTACTTTGCCGGGAATGCTTTCAGCAAAAACGGCAAGTCGCCAGCGCCTGA
- a CDS encoding response regulator: MKRRILLVDDDLAVLLTLKAVLEFHGFEVETATSAKEAFARLESASYHMVISDLRMDTEDAGLRVIAAARQQKYDPATALLTAYPPSGDGWEAELSGSLLIKPLGIKELLGQVEALLLRHADARNARLSGASEKTQVSPRKAG, from the coding sequence ATGAAACGGCGCATCCTTCTCGTCGATGACGACCTCGCCGTCCTTCTGACCCTGAAGGCGGTTCTGGAATTCCACGGATTTGAAGTAGAAACCGCAACCAGCGCGAAAGAAGCGTTCGCTCGACTGGAGTCCGCCTCCTATCACATGGTCATCAGTGACCTGCGGATGGACACGGAGGATGCGGGACTGAGAGTGATCGCGGCAGCCCGACAGCAGAAGTACGATCCTGCTACAGCTCTGCTCACTGCCTACCCACCTTCCGGAGACGGTTGGGAAGCGGAGCTTTCAGGCTCATTGCTGATCAAGCCGCTCGGGATAAAAGAGCTTCTGGGCCAGGTGGAGGCGCTCCTTCTCCGCCACGCTGACGCTCGAAACGCCCGCCTGAGCGGTGCGTCCGAAAAGACACAGGTATCCCCTCGAAAGGCCGGCTGA
- a CDS encoding TonB-dependent receptor yields MVGDCRQAPDRSIFSCLLTLILFGSSLLAQDASTGALRGTVLDAQGAAVTAADIVAIRVDTGIRYHGATDAEGRFKLDLLPPGEYSARAEAEGMLPQNSPIIRVEIGAATSLSFQLAVAGAKESLTVSDAPPLVETQPSAVSALVDERAIGDLPLPGRRYTDLSLLAPGVTTDPRGLTSSSNGDLAFGGIRGYQSSYLLDGADNNNGFFAQARGRYRAPYQFSNEVVKEFRVSSNTYGAELGRAGGAVVNVVTKSGSNHWHGTGFYLLRDNAFGAAPAFVGFNPSGRQHQFGGTFGGPIKRNKVFFFAGYDQHIFNNPAVVQFADGNTAVIPKKGEEPLHDGDYEDCDPQIGGQACDHVLVFAAAARLSSLGGIFPAQMLGNSGFIKLDYSLSPKHFLTARVNTSRYYGSNNVFFDPASPITNFAMSSNGEEDVKTESASLALLSGLGPRLTSHLRAQFSRDLQESFSNSQDVRTRIYNVIEAFGQSSILPRQTREHRLHLAETLSLTGGRHDWKFGGDVMFTRDYNYFPSLYGGEYLYDDVSVDPFTFVPEHGGLRITPLRAWAHGVPRYYLQNFGNPVSHPDSNDYSAFLQDTIRLTGRLAVSLGVRYDLQTFSSKDLVANPLWAGSGKMPSDKNNFSPRVGFAYSIGSQKPLVVRGGFGIFYTRLPQLYESAVINNDGMTGTFLFLDNADTTQHQIFPTYPNAMVTCNRGPVACTPPDSLKPFLTSDLSTFAPDFITPKVQQGSLSIEREFADRFAVGVSYLYVHGENLIRARDVNLPPPTEYSYPIYDSTGGTFTDSFYPVESFGTWQTQQSFSCPFPPCINDVVRPITQLSAINQFESVATSIYHGMTVSLRRRMTKGFYFRLAYTWAHAIDDGQDALVAGRPVTVQNSFSTSNERGPSVTDQRNRLSVSWIAEPRPFGRGQEVLSKIFNDWKIAGVLSFGSGRPTDARVTGDPNRDANSSNDRLARYGRNSFLGPDYATTDLRLTRIVHITEPVRLEFSAESFNLFNRDNQRYNLSEDGFVNSAGQFVSLGRAPNGGLTYPAYYQQPTNFLKANSAYAPRMVQMGLKLLF; encoded by the coding sequence ATGGTTGGCGACTGCCGGCAGGCTCCTGATCGATCGATCTTTTCCTGTTTACTCACCCTGATCCTCTTCGGTAGCTCCCTGCTCGCACAGGACGCTTCCACTGGGGCATTGCGTGGAACCGTGCTGGACGCGCAAGGCGCAGCCGTCACTGCAGCGGACATCGTTGCCATCCGCGTGGATACCGGCATCCGCTACCACGGCGCAACGGACGCCGAAGGCCGCTTCAAACTCGATCTGCTTCCACCCGGGGAATACTCGGCTCGCGCCGAAGCCGAGGGGATGCTTCCCCAAAACTCGCCCATCATCCGAGTTGAGATCGGGGCGGCGACCTCTCTATCGTTCCAACTGGCGGTGGCTGGCGCCAAGGAATCACTGACCGTGTCCGACGCGCCTCCACTGGTGGAGACACAGCCGAGCGCGGTTTCCGCTCTGGTCGACGAACGCGCAATCGGGGATTTGCCGTTGCCGGGGCGACGTTATACCGATCTTTCTTTGCTGGCACCGGGAGTCACCACCGACCCACGCGGCCTGACTTCCAGTTCGAATGGCGATCTTGCCTTCGGAGGGATTCGCGGCTATCAATCCAGCTATCTGCTCGACGGCGCCGACAACAACAATGGTTTCTTCGCGCAGGCTCGGGGACGATATCGCGCACCGTATCAATTCTCGAACGAAGTGGTGAAGGAATTTCGCGTCAGTTCCAACACGTACGGCGCAGAATTGGGACGCGCGGGCGGAGCGGTGGTCAATGTCGTGACGAAGTCCGGTTCCAACCACTGGCATGGCACCGGGTTCTATCTCTTGCGAGATAACGCGTTCGGAGCTGCTCCGGCGTTTGTGGGATTCAATCCAAGCGGGCGACAGCACCAGTTTGGCGGGACATTCGGCGGTCCGATCAAGCGCAACAAAGTTTTCTTCTTTGCAGGATACGATCAGCACATCTTCAACAATCCAGCAGTGGTGCAATTTGCCGACGGCAACACCGCGGTAATTCCGAAAAAAGGCGAAGAACCGCTCCACGATGGCGATTACGAGGACTGTGATCCGCAGATTGGCGGGCAGGCCTGTGACCATGTTCTGGTGTTTGCTGCAGCCGCCAGGCTATCCAGCCTGGGCGGGATTTTTCCCGCACAGATGCTCGGCAACAGCGGCTTCATCAAGCTGGATTATTCGCTGAGCCCGAAGCACTTTCTCACGGCGCGCGTGAATACGTCGCGGTATTACGGATCGAACAACGTGTTCTTCGATCCCGCCAGCCCGATCACTAACTTCGCGATGAGTTCGAACGGGGAAGAAGACGTTAAGACGGAGAGCGCATCGCTGGCGCTGCTCAGCGGACTCGGACCACGACTCACCAGCCACCTGCGCGCACAGTTCTCACGCGATCTGCAGGAATCGTTCTCTAACTCGCAGGATGTGCGCACGCGCATCTATAACGTGATCGAGGCTTTCGGCCAGTCTTCGATCCTGCCCCGCCAAACGCGAGAGCATCGGCTGCATCTCGCGGAGACTCTTAGCCTGACGGGCGGGCGGCACGACTGGAAATTCGGCGGCGACGTGATGTTCACGCGCGACTACAACTATTTTCCTTCTCTCTATGGCGGGGAATATCTCTATGACGATGTCAGCGTGGATCCGTTCACCTTTGTGCCCGAACACGGAGGCCTGCGAATCACACCTCTTCGAGCCTGGGCGCATGGCGTGCCACGCTACTACCTGCAGAACTTCGGGAATCCTGTGTCGCATCCCGACAGCAACGACTACTCCGCATTCCTGCAGGACACGATTCGCCTGACCGGGCGGTTAGCGGTGAGCCTGGGCGTGCGTTATGACCTGCAAACCTTCAGCAGCAAAGATCTCGTCGCGAACCCACTGTGGGCAGGTTCCGGCAAAATGCCTTCCGACAAGAACAATTTCTCGCCCCGCGTCGGGTTTGCCTATTCCATCGGCAGTCAGAAGCCCCTGGTGGTGCGCGGCGGTTTTGGAATCTTCTACACACGCTTGCCTCAACTCTACGAATCCGCCGTCATCAATAACGACGGAATGACCGGAACTTTTCTGTTTCTCGACAACGCCGACACCACGCAGCATCAAATCTTTCCCACGTATCCGAATGCGATGGTGACGTGCAATCGTGGACCGGTGGCCTGCACACCGCCGGATTCGCTGAAGCCATTCCTGACCAGCGATCTTTCCACGTTTGCGCCGGACTTCATCACTCCTAAAGTGCAGCAGGGAAGTCTGAGCATCGAACGCGAGTTCGCGGACCGGTTTGCGGTCGGCGTTTCGTACTTGTACGTCCATGGAGAAAATCTGATTCGCGCGCGCGATGTGAATTTGCCGCCACCAACCGAATACAGCTATCCCATTTATGACTCGACCGGCGGCACATTTACCGACTCTTTCTACCCGGTGGAGTCATTCGGTACCTGGCAGACGCAACAGAGTTTCAGTTGTCCGTTTCCGCCTTGCATCAATGATGTTGTGCGGCCCATCACGCAGTTGAGCGCAATCAATCAATTCGAGAGCGTCGCGACCAGCATTTACCACGGCATGACCGTGTCATTGCGTCGCCGGATGACGAAGGGTTTCTATTTCCGCCTGGCTTACACCTGGGCGCATGCGATTGACGATGGCCAGGATGCGCTCGTCGCCGGCCGTCCCGTGACCGTGCAGAATTCTTTCTCGACCAGCAACGAGCGCGGTCCAAGTGTTACGGACCAACGGAACCGCCTGTCGGTGTCGTGGATCGCGGAGCCTCGCCCATTCGGACGAGGACAGGAGGTCCTGTCCAAAATCTTCAATGACTGGAAAATTGCCGGAGTGCTGAGTTTTGGTAGCGGCCGGCCCACCGATGCGCGCGTTACCGGAGATCCCAATCGCGACGCCAATTCCAGCAATGACCGCCTTGCACGCTATGGGCGAAATTCATTTCTCGGCCCCGATTACGCCACCACGGATCTTCGTCTCACACGCATCGTTCACATCACGGAGCCGGTGCGGCTCGAATTCTCCGCGGAGTCGTTTAATCTCTTCAACCGTGACAATCAACGATACAACTTGAGCGAAGACGGCTTTGTGAACTCCGCGGGGCAGTTTGTTTCATTGGGCCGGGCGCCGAACGGCGGTCTCACCTATCCTGCCTACTATCAGCAGCCTACGAATTTCCTGAAGGCCAACAGTGCGTATGCGCCGCGGATGGTACAGATGGGATTGAAATTGCTGTTTTGA